In one Methylobacterium sp. SyP6R genomic region, the following are encoded:
- a CDS encoding sigma-54-dependent Fis family transcriptional regulator → MRSAVMAHIDELVRAARDDGSVRDPLISQSWRRCLAEYRLDPAAPRRAYIHTHERLREHRDALDDLIRVARFGVEALYRQVSGLGYVLILADARGVAVDFIGDSRRDGDLRRAGLYRGSDWNEHLAGTCAVGTCIATGEALSVHLDDHFAGDHIGLTCTAAPVYAADGTLAAVLDISALQAPGPKASQHLALQLVTSFAHRIETASLHNGFRREWMLHLSRSPEFADIEPELALAVDAGGHILGFNSRARALIDRALHRPRGAPDLRHAGLGLRLDALFEATIDDLPRFTRAVPVERRILRLRGGERFYALALEPAEVPLRASPRTPRQAPAASPPDLAGGDPALARMAAQASRLFAAGVSLLVGGETGTGKEFFAKSLHRASARAQKPFVAVNCAALPETLIESELFGHEAGAFTGAAARGRTGLVQQAEGGTLFLDEIGDMPLTAQTRLLRVLAEREVTALGSTTPQAVDIRVIAATHRDLAVLVREGRFREDLLYRLAGARFVLPPLRERADLPALIGRLVAARPGAPRLSPEAAAALMRHTWPGNVRELVSALDYACALVEGLEIGLSDLPPTVTVTVAHADTPAPEVVGAGDDALGAALRRRAWNVSAVARDLGLDRSTIHRRMRRLGLVSPNHAG, encoded by the coding sequence ATGCGGTCCGCCGTGATGGCCCATATCGACGAGCTTGTCCGGGCCGCGCGCGACGATGGGAGCGTGCGCGATCCGCTCATCAGCCAGTCCTGGCGGCGATGCCTCGCCGAGTACCGCCTCGATCCGGCAGCACCCCGGCGCGCCTACATCCATACCCATGAGCGCCTGCGCGAGCACCGCGACGCCCTCGACGACCTGATCCGGGTGGCGCGCTTCGGGGTGGAGGCCCTGTACCGGCAGGTTTCGGGCCTCGGCTACGTGCTGATCCTGGCCGATGCCCGCGGCGTCGCCGTCGACTTCATCGGCGATTCCCGCCGCGACGGGGACTTGCGCCGGGCCGGTCTGTATCGCGGCTCGGACTGGAACGAGCATCTGGCCGGCACCTGCGCCGTCGGCACCTGCATCGCCACGGGCGAGGCGCTCTCGGTGCATCTCGACGACCACTTCGCCGGCGACCATATCGGCCTCACCTGCACGGCGGCGCCGGTCTACGCCGCCGACGGCACCTTGGCGGCGGTGCTCGACATCTCGGCCCTCCAGGCGCCGGGCCCGAAGGCGAGCCAGCACCTCGCCCTCCAGCTCGTCACCTCGTTCGCCCACCGCATCGAGACCGCGAGCCTGCATAACGGCTTCCGCCGCGAGTGGATGCTCCACCTGTCGCGCTCGCCGGAATTCGCCGATATCGAGCCCGAACTGGCGCTCGCGGTGGATGCGGGCGGGCACATCCTCGGCTTCAACAGCCGGGCGCGGGCGCTGATCGACCGTGCCCTGCACCGCCCGCGGGGAGCGCCGGACCTGCGTCACGCAGGTCTCGGCCTGCGCCTCGACGCGCTGTTCGAGGCCACGATCGACGATCTGCCGCGTTTCACCCGGGCGGTGCCGGTCGAGCGGCGGATCTTGCGCCTGCGCGGGGGCGAGCGCTTCTACGCCCTGGCGCTGGAGCCGGCCGAGGTTCCGCTCCGGGCCTCCCCTCGCACCCCGCGGCAGGCCCCGGCGGCCTCGCCGCCCGACCTCGCCGGCGGCGACCCGGCCCTCGCCCGCATGGCGGCCCAAGCCTCGCGCCTGTTCGCCGCGGGGGTGAGCCTCCTCGTCGGCGGTGAGACCGGCACCGGCAAGGAATTCTTCGCGAAGTCGTTGCACCGCGCCTCGGCGCGGGCGCAAAAACCGTTCGTGGCGGTCAATTGCGCGGCCCTGCCCGAGACCCTGATCGAATCCGAGCTGTTCGGCCACGAGGCGGGGGCCTTCACGGGCGCAGCGGCCAGGGGCAGGACCGGCCTGGTGCAGCAGGCCGAGGGCGGCACGCTGTTCCTCGACGAGATCGGCGACATGCCGCTCACGGCGCAGACGCGGCTCCTGCGGGTGCTCGCCGAGCGCGAGGTGACGGCGCTCGGCAGCACGACACCGCAGGCCGTCGACATCCGGGTGATCGCCGCGACGCATCGCGACCTCGCCGTTCTGGTACGTGAGGGCCGCTTTCGCGAGGACCTGCTGTACCGTCTGGCCGGTGCCCGCTTCGTCCTGCCGCCCCTGCGCGAGCGCGCCGACCTCCCGGCCCTGATCGGGCGGCTGGTGGCGGCAAGGCCCGGGGCGCCGCGCCTCTCTCCCGAGGCTGCCGCGGCGCTCATGCGCCACACATGGCCCGGCAATGTCCGCGAACTGGTGAGCGCCCTCGACTATGCCTGTGCGCTGGTCGAGGGGTTGGAGATCGGCCTGTCCGACCTGCCGCCGACGGTGACGGTGACGGTGGCGCACGCGGACACGCCTGCGCCCGAGGTCGTCGGGGCGGGCGACGACGCGCTAGGGGCCGCCCTGCGCCGCCGCGCCTGGAACGTCTCGGCGGTGGCGCGCGACCTCGGACTCGACCGCTCCACCATCCATCGCCGCATGCGCCGCCTCGGGCTCGTCTCGCCCAACCATGCGGGGTGA
- a CDS encoding protein phosphatase CheZ, which produces MNSGTAKLGSLEDSTNLLQNHLLAISEAIARTRREIADLRDEQEAGRTRDELQAVVRGTEQATNTILTASETVDALAGGIAKRAGDGATRDDAIAIQAQMQTIFEACNFQDLTGQRISKVVRTIVMVEERVDEMLRVWSGPAGAAVTKPVPDRRSEEDSLLNGPALPGEAAVSQDAVDAMFP; this is translated from the coding sequence ATGAACAGCGGCACGGCGAAACTCGGATCTCTCGAAGACAGCACCAATCTCCTGCAGAATCATCTGCTGGCGATCTCCGAGGCGATCGCGCGGACGCGGCGGGAAATCGCCGATCTGCGCGACGAACAGGAGGCGGGCCGCACCCGCGACGAACTCCAGGCCGTCGTCCGGGGCACCGAGCAGGCCACCAACACGATCCTGACCGCGTCCGAGACGGTCGACGCGCTTGCCGGGGGAATCGCCAAGCGGGCCGGGGACGGCGCGACCCGGGACGACGCCATCGCCATCCAGGCCCAGATGCAGACCATCTTCGAGGCCTGCAACTTCCAGGACCTGACCGGCCAGCGCATCTCGAAGGTCGTGCGGACCATCGTGATGGTCGAGGAGCGGGTCGACGAGATGCTGCGCGTTTGGTCCGGCCCGGCCGGAGCCGCCGTGACGAAGCCGGTTCCCGATCGGCGCAGCGAGGAGGATTCCCTGCTCAACGGCCCGGCTCTGCCCGGCGAGGCCGCCGTCTCGCAGGACGCCGTCGACGCGATGTTCCCGTAA
- a CDS encoding long-chain-fatty-acid--CoA ligase, translated as MLGLMQDWPLLIHRVIDYAAVQHGARPVISRSVEGPMHRTTYAEVRQRSLRLSKRLAADGIRLGDRVATLAWNTWRHLEAWYGITGIGAIYHTVNPRLFEDQIAYIINHAEDRILFLDLTFLALVERLADRLPTIERYVVLTDGAHMPQTSLRNAVAYEDWLAEADDDFAWASFEENTAAGLCYTSGTTGLPKGVLYSHRSNVLLALMVNNPAFIALSPTDMAMPVVPLFHANAWGFCFAAPMSGAGLVMPGPKLDGASVHEILETTGVTVTAAVPTVWLGLLQYLDTTGKHLSHLKRVVIGGSACPRAMTERFEREYGVTVDHAWGMTEMSPIGSYCSLKPEVAHLEGEARLDLKMKQGYAPFGVEFRLTDDDGRDLPWDGTTFGRLKVAGFAVAKAYFRSDEPILDDRGFFDTGDVATIDPNGYMAITDRSKDVIKSGGEWISSIDLENLAVGHPDVAEAAVIGVQHPKWDERPLLIVVPKEGRTPDKADILAYMAPRIAKWWMPDDVVVVQAIPHTATGKIQKTALRDQFRDYRLPGAA; from the coding sequence ATGCTCGGCCTGATGCAGGACTGGCCCCTGCTGATCCACCGCGTCATCGACTACGCCGCCGTGCAGCACGGCGCCCGCCCGGTGATCTCGCGCTCGGTCGAGGGGCCGATGCACCGGACCACCTATGCGGAGGTCCGCCAGCGCTCCTTGCGCCTGTCGAAGCGCCTGGCCGCCGACGGCATCCGCCTCGGCGACCGGGTCGCGACGCTCGCCTGGAACACCTGGCGCCATCTCGAGGCCTGGTACGGCATCACCGGTATCGGGGCGATCTACCACACGGTCAATCCGCGGCTGTTCGAGGATCAGATCGCCTACATCATCAACCACGCCGAGGACCGGATCCTCTTTCTCGACCTGACCTTCCTGGCCCTGGTCGAGCGCCTCGCCGACAGGCTGCCGACGATCGAACGCTACGTCGTCCTCACCGACGGCGCCCACATGCCTCAGACGTCCTTGCGCAACGCCGTCGCCTACGAGGACTGGCTGGCGGAAGCCGACGACGACTTCGCCTGGGCGTCCTTCGAGGAGAACACCGCGGCGGGCCTCTGCTACACCTCGGGCACCACGGGCCTCCCGAAGGGCGTGCTCTACTCGCACCGCTCGAACGTGCTCTTGGCCTTGATGGTCAACAACCCGGCCTTCATCGCGCTCTCGCCCACCGACATGGCGATGCCGGTGGTGCCGCTGTTCCACGCCAATGCCTGGGGCTTCTGCTTCGCGGCGCCGATGTCCGGGGCTGGCCTCGTGATGCCGGGACCGAAGCTCGACGGCGCCTCGGTACACGAAATTCTGGAGACCACCGGCGTCACCGTGACGGCGGCGGTGCCGACCGTCTGGCTCGGCCTGCTCCAGTACCTCGACACGACGGGGAAGCACCTGAGCCACCTCAAGCGCGTGGTGATCGGCGGCTCGGCCTGCCCGCGGGCGATGACCGAGCGCTTCGAGCGCGAATACGGCGTCACCGTCGACCATGCCTGGGGCATGACCGAGATGAGCCCGATCGGCTCCTATTGCTCGCTCAAGCCCGAGGTGGCCCATCTCGAAGGCGAGGCGCGCCTCGACCTCAAGATGAAGCAGGGCTACGCCCCGTTCGGGGTCGAGTTCCGGCTGACCGACGACGACGGCCGCGACCTGCCCTGGGACGGCACCACCTTCGGGCGGCTCAAGGTGGCGGGCTTCGCGGTGGCCAAGGCCTATTTCCGCTCGGACGAGCCGATCCTCGACGATCGCGGCTTCTTCGACACCGGCGACGTCGCCACCATCGATCCCAACGGCTACATGGCGATCACCGACCGCTCGAAGGACGTGATCAAGTCCGGTGGCGAGTGGATCTCCTCGATCGATCTGGAGAACCTGGCGGTCGGCCATCCGGACGTGGCCGAGGCCGCGGTGATCGGCGTGCAGCACCCGAAATGGGACGAGCGCCCGCTCCTGATCGTGGTGCCGAAGGAGGGCCGCACCCCCGACAAGGCCGACATCCTGGCCTACATGGCGCCGCGCATCGCCAAGTGGTGGATGCCCGACGACGTGGTGGTGGTGCAGGCCATCCCCCATACCGCTACCGGCAAGATCCAGAAGACGGCGCTCCGCGACCAGTTCCGGGACTACCGGCTGCCCGGGGCGGCCTGA
- a CDS encoding MarR family winged helix-turn-helix transcriptional regulator has translation MTASSRPHPTDAPAEADPLRVWFRFIRLHRRVVAAVAAELKAVGLSIPQFDVLSTLSEREGLTQQDLAERLYVTKGNVSGLIDRLVEAGLVERRPIPGDRRSHALHLTEAGLTLARSGIRAQTAYVARTLGRLPPGDVAELERVVLAWRDAARTDGG, from the coding sequence ATGACGGCATCCTCGCGCCCCCACCCCACAGACGCCCCGGCCGAGGCCGACCCGCTGCGGGTCTGGTTCCGCTTCATCCGCCTGCACCGACGCGTCGTGGCCGCGGTGGCGGCGGAGCTGAAGGCCGTCGGGCTCTCGATCCCGCAATTCGACGTGCTCTCGACCCTGTCGGAGCGCGAGGGCCTGACCCAGCAGGACCTCGCCGAGCGGCTCTACGTGACGAAGGGCAACGTCTCGGGTTTGATCGACCGGCTGGTCGAGGCCGGCCTCGTCGAGCGCCGACCGATCCCGGGCGACCGGCGCTCCCACGCCCTGCACCTGACCGAGGCGGGGCTGACGCTCGCCCGCTCCGGCATCCGCGCGCAGACCGCCTACGTCGCCCGCACCCTCGGCCGGCTGCCTCCGGGCGACGTGGCCGAACTCGAACGGGTCGTGCTGGCCTGGCGCGACGCCGCCCGGACCGATGGCGGCTGA
- a CDS encoding aminotransferase — protein MLSNLATRDVETLIHPYTNLAAFRQTGPLVLERGHGVWVYDTDGRPYLEGMAGLWCTSLGYSNEELVEAAREQMARLPFTHLFSGRSHDPAIELAETLKELAPIPVSKVFFTSSGSEANDTQVKLTWYLNNALGRPQKKKIIGRHKGYHGVTVASASLTGLTANHADWDLPLPGFLHAACPHHYRGAEAGETEEAYSARLASELEEMILREGPETVAAFIAEPVMGAGGAIVPPKGYFAAIEPVLARYDVRFIADEVICGFGRLGTWFGSEALGMKPHSLSFAKALTSAYMPLGGVTVDETLYQAMQDQSRKIGTFGHGTTYSGHPVASAVALKTIEIYKRDKIIEGAAEKAPHFQRRLSALEEHPLVGEAKGMGLIGGLEIVADKATKRQYDPKAGVAARCVAFAQEEGLIVRFLTGDRVAVCPPLVIRPDEIDTLFDRLGTALDRTQAWIREQGLTAA, from the coding sequence ATGCTCTCGAACCTCGCCACCCGCGACGTCGAAACCCTGATCCACCCCTATACCAACCTCGCGGCCTTCCGGCAGACCGGTCCGCTGGTGCTGGAGCGCGGCCACGGCGTCTGGGTCTACGACACCGACGGCCGGCCCTATCTCGAGGGCATGGCCGGCCTGTGGTGCACCTCGCTCGGCTATTCCAACGAGGAGCTGGTCGAGGCCGCCCGCGAGCAGATGGCGCGCCTGCCCTTCACCCACCTGTTCTCCGGCCGCAGCCACGACCCGGCGATCGAGCTCGCCGAGACCCTGAAGGAACTGGCGCCGATCCCGGTCTCGAAGGTGTTCTTCACCTCGTCCGGCTCGGAGGCCAACGACACCCAGGTCAAGCTGACCTGGTACCTCAACAACGCGCTCGGCCGGCCGCAGAAGAAGAAGATCATCGGCCGGCACAAGGGCTATCACGGCGTCACCGTGGCGTCGGCCTCGCTGACGGGGCTCACCGCCAACCACGCCGACTGGGACCTGCCGCTGCCGGGCTTCCTGCACGCCGCCTGCCCGCACCATTACCGCGGCGCCGAGGCCGGCGAGACCGAGGAGGCCTACTCGGCACGGCTCGCAAGTGAGCTGGAGGAAATGATCCTGCGCGAGGGCCCGGAGACCGTCGCGGCCTTCATCGCCGAGCCGGTGATGGGCGCCGGCGGCGCCATCGTGCCGCCGAAGGGCTATTTTGCCGCCATCGAGCCGGTGCTCGCCCGCTACGACGTGCGGTTCATCGCCGACGAGGTGATCTGCGGCTTCGGGCGGCTCGGCACCTGGTTCGGCTCCGAGGCCCTGGGCATGAAGCCCCACAGCCTGTCCTTCGCCAAGGCGCTGACCTCGGCCTACATGCCGCTCGGCGGCGTCACGGTCGACGAGACGCTGTACCAGGCGATGCAGGACCAGAGCCGCAAGATCGGCACGTTCGGTCACGGGACCACCTATTCGGGCCATCCGGTGGCGAGCGCGGTGGCGCTCAAGACCATCGAGATCTACAAGCGCGACAAGATCATCGAGGGCGCGGCCGAGAAGGCACCGCACTTCCAGCGCCGCCTGTCGGCCCTGGAGGAGCACCCGCTCGTCGGCGAGGCCAAGGGAATGGGCCTGATCGGCGGCCTCGAGATCGTCGCCGACAAGGCGACGAAGCGGCAATACGACCCGAAGGCGGGGGTGGCCGCCCGCTGCGTCGCCTTCGCGCAGGAGGAGGGGCTGATCGTCCGCTTCCTCACCGGCGACCGGGTCGCGGTCTGCCCGCCCCTGGTGATCCGCCCGGACGAGATCGACACCCTGTTCGACCGGCTCGGCACCGCGCTCGACCGCACCCAGGCCTGGATCCGCGAGCAGGGCCTGACGGCCGCGTAA
- a CDS encoding methyl-accepting chemotaxis protein: MFRKHRESLSEATLRALNKSLAIIEFNLDGTVIQANANFLNLLDYRLDEIVGQHHRMFLDKEAAAAPDYAVFWDKLRAGEFFADEFLRFGKNHKRVWLEATYNPVLDATGKPVKVVKLAADITKKKNEISRLLTMIEGMPVAVMTADPHNEFRIDYMNGASRRTLGPLAQYLPVATDLMIGTSIDVFHKNPSHQRRMLSDASRLPHRTKIKLGPEVLDLQVSAIMGPDGTYIGPMLTWSVVTAQVNMASDVSQVVGAMSSAVEEMQRSANGLGQSADEARDRAATVAAGSEEMTASIQEISGQVGRVSERAQQIAAQAEATDATVRSLSAKAREVDSVVGMISTIADQTNLLALNATIEAARAGAAGRGFAVVAAEVKELAGQTAKATGEITQRIGDIQGATGEAVAAIATISNAVAELSRLTLAIASAVEQQAASTQEVSSNILAVSDAASATGRIAESVRAVSESLAGHSSGLTGSVEKFLKAG, from the coding sequence ATGTTTCGGAAGCACCGTGAGAGCTTGTCGGAAGCGACATTGCGGGCCCTCAACAAGTCTCTTGCCATCATCGAGTTCAACCTCGACGGCACGGTGATCCAGGCCAACGCCAACTTCCTCAACCTGCTGGATTACCGGCTCGACGAGATCGTCGGTCAGCATCACCGCATGTTCCTCGACAAGGAGGCGGCCGCCGCGCCCGATTACGCGGTGTTCTGGGACAAGCTGCGCGCGGGCGAGTTCTTCGCCGACGAGTTCCTGCGCTTCGGCAAGAACCACAAGCGCGTCTGGCTCGAGGCGACCTACAACCCGGTCCTCGACGCCACGGGCAAGCCGGTCAAGGTGGTCAAGCTCGCCGCCGACATCACCAAGAAGAAGAACGAGATCAGCCGTCTCCTGACGATGATCGAGGGGATGCCGGTCGCGGTGATGACCGCCGACCCGCATAACGAGTTCCGCATCGACTACATGAACGGCGCCTCGCGCCGGACCCTCGGGCCCCTGGCGCAGTACCTGCCGGTCGCGACCGACCTGATGATCGGGACGTCGATCGACGTGTTCCACAAGAACCCGTCGCACCAGCGCCGGATGCTGTCCGATGCGAGCCGCCTGCCGCACCGGACCAAGATCAAGCTCGGCCCGGAAGTGCTCGACCTCCAGGTCTCGGCGATCATGGGGCCGGACGGCACCTATATCGGGCCGATGCTGACCTGGTCGGTGGTGACCGCGCAGGTGAACATGGCCTCCGACGTGTCGCAGGTGGTCGGCGCCATGAGCAGCGCCGTGGAGGAGATGCAGCGCTCCGCCAACGGTCTCGGCCAATCCGCCGACGAGGCCCGCGACCGCGCCGCGACGGTGGCGGCCGGCTCGGAGGAGATGACGGCGTCGATCCAGGAGATCTCGGGCCAGGTCGGGCGGGTCTCGGAGCGCGCCCAGCAGATCGCCGCGCAGGCCGAGGCGACCGATGCCACCGTGCGCAGCCTCTCGGCCAAGGCCCGCGAGGTGGATTCGGTCGTCGGCATGATCTCGACCATCGCCGACCAGACCAACCTCCTGGCGCTCAACGCCACGATCGAGGCGGCCCGGGCCGGGGCGGCGGGGCGCGGCTTCGCGGTCGTCGCCGCCGAGGTCAAGGAACTGGCCGGCCAGACCGCCAAGGCCACGGGCGAGATCACCCAGCGCATCGGCGACATCCAGGGCGCGACCGGCGAGGCGGTGGCGGCGATCGCCACGATCAGCAACGCGGTGGCTGAATTGTCGCGGCTGACGCTGGCCATCGCCAGCGCGGTCGAGCAGCAGGCCGCCTCGACCCAGGAAGTGTCGTCGAACATCCTGGCGGTGTCGGACGCCGCGAGCGCCACCGGCCGGATCGCCGAGAGCGTCCGGGCGGTGTCGGAGAGCCTCGCCGGACATTCGAGCGGGCTGACCGGGAGCGTGGAGAAGTTCCTGAAGGCGGGGTGA